A stretch of Panthera tigris isolate Pti1 chromosome E2, P.tigris_Pti1_mat1.1, whole genome shotgun sequence DNA encodes these proteins:
- the ZNF865 gene encoding LOW QUALITY PROTEIN: zinc finger protein 865 (The sequence of the model RefSeq protein was modified relative to this genomic sequence to represent the inferred CDS: inserted 1 base in 1 codon) translates to MEANAAGGAAXGGGGSGIGGEDGVHFQSYPFDFLEFLNHQRFEPMELYGEHAKAVAALPCAPGPPPQPPPQPPPPQYDYPPQATFKPKAEAPSSSSSSSSSSSSSSSSSSSSSQAKKPDPPLPPAFGPPPPPLFDAAFPAPQWGIVDLSGHQHLFGNLKRGGPATGPGVAPGLASPTGTPGPLPAPSQTPPGPAAGAAACDPAKDDKGYFRRLKYLMERRFPCGVCQKSFKQSSHLVQHMLVHSGERPYECGVCGRTYNHVSSLIRHRRCHKDVPPAPGGPPQPGAPLPPLGLPAPSAGAPPAAPTPVPSGPPAPPPAAAAAAAAGAGAAVAASVAEAAGAPAAVGVPPPAAGGGEGPFACPLCWKVFKKPSHLHQHQIIHTGEKPFSCSVCSKSFNRRESLKRHVKTHSADLLRLPCGVCGKAFRDAAYLLKHQAAHAGAGAAGPRPVYPCDLCGKSYSAPQSLLRHKAAHAPPAPAPDAPKDAAAAVAQPPPAFPAGPYLLPPDPPATDSEKAAAAAAAVVYGAVPVPLLGAHPLLLGGAGTSAAGGAGASVPGKTFCCGICGRGFGRRETLKRHERIHTGEKPHQCPVCGKRFRESFHLSKHHVVHTRERPYKCELCGKVFGYPQSLTRHRQVHRLQLPCALAGAAGLPATQGAPGACGPGASAASAGAADALSYACSDCGEHFPDLFHVMSHKEAHMAEKPYGCDACGKTFGFIENLMWHKLVHQAAPERLLPPTPGGPQPPDGSGSADAASVLDNGLAGEVGAAVAALAGVSGGDDAGGTAVAGGGGGASSGPERFSCATCGQSFKHFLGLVTHKYVHLVRRTLGCGLCGQSFAGAYDLLLHRRSHRQKRGFRCPVCGKRFWEAALLMRHQRCHTEQRPYRCGVCGRGFLRSWYLRQHRVVHTGERAFKCGVCAKRFAQSSSLAEHRRLHAVARPQRCGACGKTFRYRSNLLEHQRLHLGERAYRCEHCGKGFFYLSSVLRHQRAHEPPRPELRCPACLKAFKDPGYFRKHLAAHQGGRPFRCSSCGEGFANTYGLKKHRLAHKAEGLGGPGAGAGALAGKDA, encoded by the exons ATGGAGGCAAACGCAGCGGGCGGTGCCG GGGGCGGTGGGGGCAGCGGCATAGGGGGCGAGGACGGGGTTCACTTCCAGAGCTACCCCTTCGACTTTCTGGAGTTCCTCAACCATCAGCGCTTCGAGCCCATGGAACTGTACGGGGAGCACGCCAAGGCGGTGGCCGCCCTGCCCTGCGCCCCCGGGCCGccgccccagcccccgccccagccccctccaccccagtACGACTACCCGCCCCAGGCGACCTTCAAACCCAAGGCTGAGGCgccgtcctcgtcctcgtcctcctcgtcGTCGTCCTCGTCGTCGTCCTCGTCGTCGTCGTCCTCCTCGCAGGCCAAGAAGCCCGACCCGCCCCTGCCGCCCGCCTTCgggccccctccgccccccctaTTTGATGCTGCCTTCCCCGCCCCGCAGTGGGGCATCGTCGACCTGTCTGGACACCAGCACCTTTTTGGGAACCTGAAACGCGGAGGGCCCGCGACCGGGCCGGGGGTGGCCCCGGGGCTGGCCTCTCCCACCGGGACCCCGGGGCCGCTTCCCGCCCCCTCACAGACCCCTCCGGGGCCCGCCGCAGGGGCGGCGGCCTGCGACCCGGCCAAGGACGACAAAGGCTACTTCCGGAGGCTCAAGTACCTGATGGAGCGGCGCTTCCCCTGCGGCGTGTGCCAGAAGTCCTTCAAGCAGTCCTCGCACCTGGTGCAGCACATGCTGGTGCACTCGGGCGAGCGGCCCTACGAGTGCGGCGTCTGCGGCCGCACCTACAACCACGTGTCCAGCCTCATCCGCCACCGCCGCTGCCACAAGGACGTGCCGCCCGCCCCCGGGGGCCCGCCGCAGCCCGGGGCGCCCCTCCCGCCGCTGGGCCTGCCGGCACCCTCGGCCGGCgcaccccccgccgcccccacccccgtgccctccggccctcccgccccgcccccagccgccgccgccgccgccgccgccggagcCGGAGCCGCCGTGGCCGCCAGCGTGGCGGAGGCGGCCGGAGCCCCCGCTGCGGTGGGCGTGCCCCCTCCCGCGGCGGGGGGCGGCGAGGGCCCGTTTGCCTGCCCGCTGTGCTGGAAGGTCTTCAAGAAGCCCAGCCACCTCCACCAGCACCAGATTATCCACACCGGTGAGAAGCCCTTCTCCTGCTCCGTGTGCAGCAAGAGCTTCAACCGCAGGGAGAGCCTCAAGCGCCACGTGAAGACGCACTCGGCCGACCTCTTGCGCCTGCCGTGCGGCGTCTGCGGGAAGGCCTTCCGCGACGCCGCCTACCTGCTCAAGCACCAGGCGGCCCACGCGGGCGCTGGCGCGGCAGGACCCCGGCCCGTGTACCCCTGCGACCTGTGTGGCAAGTCGTACTCTGCGCCCCAGAGCCTGCTCCGCCACAAGGCGGCGcacgccccgcccgcccccgccccggacGCGCCCAAGGACGCGGCGGCCGCGGTCGCGCAGCCCCCGCCAGCCTTCCCTGCGGGCCCCTACCTCCTGCCCCCGGACCCTCCGGCCACGGACAGCGAGAAggccgcggcggccgcggcggccgtGGTGTACGGCGCCGTGCCCGTCCCGCTCTTGGGGGCGCACCCGCTGCTGCTCGGCGGGGCTGGCACCAgcgcggcgggcggcgcgggcgccAGCGTCCCCGGAAAGACTTTCTGCTGCGGCATCTGCGGGCGGGGCTTCGGGCGACGCGAGACTCTGAAGCGCCACGAGCGCATCCACACCGGCGAGAAGCCCCACCAGTGTCCCGTGTGCGGGAAGCGCTTCCGGGAGTCCTTCCACCTGAGCAAGCACCACGTGGTGCACACCCGCGAGCGGCCCTACAAGTGCGAGCTGTGCGGCAAGGTCTTCGGCTACCCGCAGAGCCTCACCCGCCACCGCCAGGTGCACCGCCTCCAACTGCCCTGCGCCCTGGCTGGGGCTGCGGGCCTCCCGGCCACGCAGGGTGCGCCCGGGGCCTGTGGGCCGGGCGCCTCGGCCGCCTCTGCCGGGGCGGCGGATGCCCTGAGCTATGCCTGCTCGGACTGCGGCGAACACTTCCCGGATCTCTTCCACGTGATGAGCCACAAGGAGGCCCACATGGCGGAGAAGCCGTATGGCTGCGATGCCTGCGGCAAGACCTTCGGCTTCATCGAGAATCTCATGTGGCACAAGCTGGTCCACCAGGCTGCCCCCGAGCGCCTGCTCCCGCCCACGCCCGGGGGTCCCCAGCCCCCGGACGGCTCCGGCAGCGCCGACGCGGCCAGCGTGCTGGACAACGGGCTGGCGGGAGAGGTGGGGGCGGCCGTGGCTGCCCTGGCGGGGGTGTCCGGGGGTGACGACGCCGGCGGGACGGCggtggcggggggcggcgggggtgcCAGCTCGGGCCCTGAGCGCTTCAGCTGCGCCACGTGTGGCCAGAGCTTCAAACACTTCCTGGGCCTGGTGACTCACAAGTACGTGCACCTGGTGCGGCGGACCCTAGGCTGTGGCCTCTGCGGCCAGAGCTTCGCCGGTGCCTACGACCTGCTCCTGCACCGCCGCAGCCACCGGCAGAAGCGGGGCTTCCGCTGCCCGGTGTGCGGCAAGCGCTTCTGGGAGGCGGCCCTGCTGATGCGCCACCAGCGCTGCCACACGGAGCAGCGGCCCTACCGGTGCGGCGTGTGTGGCCGAGGCTTCCTGCGCTCCTGGTACCTGCGGCAGCACCGCGTGGTGCACACCGGCGAGCGCGCCTTCAAGTGCGGCGTGTGCGCCAAGCGCTTCGCGCAGTCGTCCAGCCTGGCGGAGCACCGGCGGCTGCACGCCGTGGCCCGGCCCCAGCGCTGTGGCGCCTGCGGCAAGACCTTCCGCTACCGCTCCAACCTGCTGGAGCACCAGCGGCTGCACCTGGGGGAGCGCGCCTACCGCTGCGAGCACTGCGGGAAGGGCTTCTTCTACCTGAGCTCGGTGCTGCGCCACCAGCGCGCCCACGAGCCGCCGCGGCCCGAGCTCCGCTGCCCTGCCTGCCTCAAGGCCTTCAAGGACCCCGGCTACTTCCGTAAGCACCTGGCGGCGCACCAGGGCGGACGGCCCTTCCGCTGCTCCTCCTGTGGGGAGGGCTTCGCCAACACCTACGGCCTCAAGAAACACCGCCTGGCGCACAAAGCCGAGGGCCTCGGGGGacctggggcaggggcgggcgCCTTGGCCGGAAAGGATGCCTGA